AAGGCCCTCTATGCAAAAAAGGAGTCCCTTGAACTTAACGAGGAACAGTCCAGGGTCCTGGAGAAAACCTACCGCAGGTTTGTCAGGGGTGGCGCCAACCTGGAGGGAGAGGATAAAGAGAGGATCATGGAAATCGACAAGAGACTCTCCATGCTGACCATGCAGTTTGGCGATAACCTGTTGAAAGAGACCAACTCCTATCAATTGATTATTGAAGACGAAGCCGACCTGGCCGGACTGCCTGAGTCGGTGCGTTCTGCAGCATCTGATGCCGCCCGTTCCGCAGGTTTGGAGGGCAAGTGGGTATTTACCCTGCAAAAGCCAAGCTGGATCCCTTTCCTTCAGTATTCTGAAAAAAGGGAATTAAGAGAAGAGATTTACAGGGCTGTGTTTATGCGCAGTAACAACGGGAACGAATATGATAACAATAATTTGATTACAGAGATACTGGAACTCAGGATCGAACGCGCAAAGCTGCTGGGTTATGAAACACATGCAGCCTACGTCCTGGAAGAGAGAATGTCCAAAAAAGCGGAGAATGTTTATGACCTGCTTATGCAGGTCTGGGAACCTGCTCTGAATAAAGCCAAAGAAGAGGCTGATATGATGCAGCAGATAATCGACCGGGAAGGCGGGGCTTTTCAGCTGGCTTCGTGGGACTGGTGGTACTATGCCGAAAAGATCCGTATGGAGAAATATGATCTGGATGAGGAGGTGGTCAGAGACTATTTCAGCCTGGAAACCGTTAAGGAAGGGCTCTTCTCAGTGGTGAACAATCTGTATGGCCTGAGTTTTGAACCCCGCAAGGATCTTCCCGTATACCACGAGGAAGTTATGGCCTACGAAGTGAAAGAAAGGGATGGATCTCATCTGGGTATTCTGTATATGGATTTCCATCCAAGACCAGGAAAGAGAGGAGGTGCCTGGAGTACCAGTATCCGAAGGGCCCATGTCAAAGAGGGCAGGCAGATCACTCCGGTCCACCTGATTGTTATGAATTTCACCAGGCCCACGGGCGACAAACCGGCCCTGCTTAGCTTTGATGAGGCTCTCACTTTCTTCCATGAATTCGGACATGCACTGCACTCCATGCTCACCAGGTGTGAGTACCTGGCCGTTTCCGGAACCTCGGTGGCAACAGATTTTGTGGAACTTCCTTCCCAGATCATGGAGAACTGGGCCGCACACCCCGATGTTCTGAAAACCTATGCAAAACACTACCAGACAGGTGAGGTAATTCCGGACGAGCTGATTGACAAGCTGGAAGCTGCCAGCAAGTTCAATCAGGGATTTGTGACTGTGGAGTATACGGCCGCATCGATCCTGGATATGGATTATCATACACTTACAGAGGCATCCCAGGTGAATGCCAATGATTTTGAAGAGGCTTCCATGGACCGGATCGGCTTAATTGATCAAATCATCCCTCGCTACAAATCCAACTATTTTCAGCACATCTTTGCCGGAGGGTATTCTGCTGGTTATTACAGCTATATGTGGTCAGAGGTGCTGGATAAAGATGCTTTTAATGCATTTGTCGAGACCAGCCTTTTCGACCAGGCAACAGCCACTTCATTCCGTGAAAACATCCTGGAAAAAGGAGGTTCTAAGGAGGAAATGGAAATGTATGTCAATTTCCGGGGTGCTGAACCCACTATTGAGCCACTGCTGAAAGGAAGGGGACTTAATTAAAACAGGAGAATACAGTAATAACTACGGGGAGGAGTATGGCTGTCAGATGGCACCTATACCCCTCTCCCTTTCAGGATAGTAATTACTGTGTAAAAAAGAATCTTTGCATCCACAAAGAGGGACATGTTTTCTATATATAATATATCAAATCTGAGCCTCTTGATCATTTCCTCCACATTCTCGGCATAGCCATACTTCACCTGGCCCCAGGAGGTAATTCCCGGTTTCACCTTCTGCAGATGGGTAAAATGCGGAGCGGTCCTGATAATTTTTTTGATAAAATATTCCCTTTCGGGCCGTGGTCCCACCAGGGCCATATCGCCTCTCAGGACATTAATGAAGTTAGGGATCTCGTCCAGCCGGTGTTTGCGCATCATTTGCCCA
The genomic region above belongs to Bacteroidales bacterium and contains:
- a CDS encoding M3 family metallopeptidase yields the protein MKKLISAMVVATVILSACNSIKKEPMNPFLTEYTTPFKVPPFDAIENEHFIPAFEEGMKLQQAEIETIAGNTNEATFRNTIEALDKSGELLNKVEGVFFRLRSAETNDELDSIARIIQPVLTAHNSSISLNPGLFEKIKALYAKKESLELNEEQSRVLEKTYRRFVRGGANLEGEDKERIMEIDKRLSMLTMQFGDNLLKETNSYQLIIEDEADLAGLPESVRSAASDAARSAGLEGKWVFTLQKPSWIPFLQYSEKRELREEIYRAVFMRSNNGNEYDNNNLITEILELRIERAKLLGYETHAAYVLEERMSKKAENVYDLLMQVWEPALNKAKEEADMMQQIIDREGGAFQLASWDWWYYAEKIRMEKYDLDEEVVRDYFSLETVKEGLFSVVNNLYGLSFEPRKDLPVYHEEVMAYEVKERDGSHLGILYMDFHPRPGKRGGAWSTSIRRAHVKEGRQITPVHLIVMNFTRPTGDKPALLSFDEALTFFHEFGHALHSMLTRCEYLAVSGTSVATDFVELPSQIMENWAAHPDVLKTYAKHYQTGEVIPDELIDKLEAASKFNQGFVTVEYTAASILDMDYHTLTEASQVNANDFEEASMDRIGLIDQIIPRYKSNYFQHIFAGGYSAGYYSYMWSEVLDKDAFNAFVETSLFDQATATSFRENILEKGGSKEEMEMYVNFRGAEPTIEPLLKGRGLN